The Pseudodesulfovibrio alkaliphilus genome has a window encoding:
- a CDS encoding SDR family oxidoreductase, with product MDTRPVLVLGSTGYVGGRLVPLLLERGFTVRAAGRSVEKIRARQWAGNPNVEIVRADMHDAWSLRKACRGCRAAFYLVHSMAQPGRDFAEQERDAAYNMVSAAQGSGLERIIYLGGLGEDLDDHPLSKHLRSRAEVGRILSLAPSRVTILRAAQILGSGSSSFELVRYLADRLPVMLAPTWVKTRTQPISIRNVLGYLVGCLENDATAGLTLDIGGPDILSYAELFDLYAEVAGIPRRRILATPFLSPRLSSFWVSLITPVPMSLARSLIEGLRNEVVCRDDTIRELVPLELISCREAIRRALDKTEHQKVETCLFDVGSACLPEWASGDDPSYAGGARYEMGYKARLQGDPAKVWALVERIGGEQGWYYGDPLWRLRGFIDRLLAGPGMSRGRPRRDECVRVGDALDCWRVLASDPGRRLLLLAEMRLPGEALLEFRLDTHWENAVDITMTARFLPKGLAGLIYWFAMYPFHVLLFRNMIENISTQAGTHIYSGPERIGKGK from the coding sequence ATGGACACCCGCCCCGTTCTCGTGCTCGGCTCCACCGGCTATGTTGGGGGCAGGCTCGTGCCCCTGCTCCTCGAACGCGGCTTCACGGTCCGCGCCGCCGGGCGCAGCGTGGAGAAAATCCGGGCCCGCCAGTGGGCGGGCAATCCCAATGTCGAGATCGTCCGCGCCGACATGCACGACGCCTGGAGCCTGCGCAAGGCCTGCCGGGGTTGCCGGGCCGCCTTCTACCTCGTCCACTCCATGGCCCAGCCCGGCCGGGACTTCGCCGAGCAGGAGCGCGATGCGGCCTACAACATGGTCAGCGCTGCCCAGGGCTCCGGCCTTGAACGCATCATCTACCTCGGCGGACTGGGCGAGGATCTCGACGATCATCCCTTGTCCAAGCACCTGCGCTCCCGCGCCGAGGTGGGCCGCATTCTCTCTCTGGCCCCCTCTCGGGTGACCATCCTGCGGGCCGCCCAGATTCTCGGCTCGGGCTCGTCCTCCTTCGAGCTGGTCCGCTACCTGGCCGACCGGCTGCCGGTCATGCTCGCCCCCACCTGGGTCAAGACCCGCACCCAGCCCATCTCCATCCGCAACGTCCTGGGCTACCTGGTCGGCTGCCTGGAGAACGACGCCACCGCCGGACTGACGCTCGACATCGGGGGGCCGGACATCCTCTCCTACGCCGAGCTGTTCGATCTCTACGCCGAGGTGGCGGGCATCCCCAGGCGGCGCATCCTGGCCACGCCCTTTCTGTCGCCACGGCTCTCGTCCTTCTGGGTAAGCCTGATCACTCCGGTGCCCATGTCTCTGGCCCGCTCCCTTATCGAGGGCCTGCGCAACGAGGTCGTCTGCCGCGACGACACCATCCGCGAACTGGTGCCCCTGGAGCTGATCTCCTGCCGCGAGGCCATCCGCCGCGCCCTGGACAAGACCGAGCACCAGAAGGTGGAGACCTGCCTCTTCGACGTGGGCAGCGCCTGCCTGCCCGAATGGGCCTCCGGGGATGACCCCTCCTATGCGGGCGGCGCACGCTACGAGATGGGCTACAAGGCCCGGCTTCAGGGCGATCCGGCCAAGGTCTGGGCGCTGGTGGAGCGCATCGGCGGAGAGCAGGGATGGTACTACGGCGACCCGCTGTGGCGGCTGCGCGGCTTCATCGACCGGCTGCTGGCCGGACCCGGCATGTCCCGCGGCCGCCCGCGCCGGGACGAGTGTGTGCGCGTGGGCGATGCGCTGGATTGCTGGCGCGTATTGGCCAGCGACCCGGGCCGCAGGCTGCTCCTGCTGGCCGAAATGCGGCTGCCCGGCGAGGCCCTGCTCGAATTCCGCCTGGACACCCACTGGGAAAACGCGGTGGACATCACCATGACTGCGCGTTTCCTGCCCAAGGGGCTGGCGGGCCTCATCTACTGGTTCGCCATGTACCCCTTTCACGTCCTGCTGTTTCGCAACATGATCGAGAACATCTCGACCCAGGCCGGAACGCACATCTACTCCGGGCCGGAACGCATCGGAAAGGGGAAATGA
- the purN gene encoding phosphoribosylglycinamide formyltransferase, which produces MPLPIAVLVSGSGSNLQSIIDRIEEGVLDAEIRLVVSNRPGAFGLERARKHGIPTKVLTHTDFPSRETFDAAMAEAIAAAGVDRRGLVVMAGFMRIVTPVFLSAFPHRVVNIHPALLPAFPGVHGQADAAAYGVKISGCTVHFVDEKMDHGPVIIQAAVPCLDGEDGDALGPRILKLEHRVYPQAIQWVAEDRLTVCGRHVELRVSGRPRAEQPKADIDTPTQALVWPPLEAGF; this is translated from the coding sequence ATGCCGTTGCCCATAGCCGTTCTCGTTTCGGGAAGCGGGTCCAACCTGCAATCCATCATCGACCGCATCGAGGAGGGCGTGCTTGATGCCGAGATCAGGCTCGTGGTTTCCAACAGGCCCGGCGCTTTCGGGCTTGAGCGGGCCAGGAAGCACGGCATCCCCACCAAGGTGCTGACGCATACCGATTTTCCCTCGCGGGAGACCTTTGATGCGGCCATGGCCGAGGCCATCGCGGCTGCTGGCGTTGACCGGCGCGGGCTGGTGGTGATGGCCGGATTCATGCGTATTGTCACCCCGGTATTCCTTTCGGCCTTCCCGCACCGGGTGGTCAACATCCATCCGGCCCTGCTGCCCGCCTTTCCCGGTGTCCACGGCCAGGCCGACGCCGCTGCCTATGGCGTGAAAATCTCTGGCTGCACCGTGCATTTCGTGGATGAGAAGATGGACCACGGCCCGGTGATCATCCAGGCGGCCGTGCCCTGCCTGGATGGCGAGGACGGCGATGCGCTGGGCCCGCGCATCCTCAAGCTCGAACACCGCGTCTATCCCCAGGCCATCCAGTGGGTCGCCGAGGACCGGCTGACCGTCTGCGGGCGTCATGTGGAGCTTCGCGTCTCCGGCCGCCCCCGTGCCGAGCAGCCCAAAGCAGACATCGACACCCCCACCCAGGCCCTGGTCTGGCCTCCCCTTGAAGCAGGGTTCTGA
- a CDS encoding cobalt-precorrin 5A hydrolase, which translates to MPEPIKIAVYALTGQGYSLASRIARETGGVLFATPRLVRGTDVPFDSLADLVGGHFHGFDGHVFVAAAGIAVRCIAPHLRGKDADPAVVCLDQDGRFAVSLLSGHLGGANDLALRCAAISGGQAVITTATDCAGLPSLDMLARQRNMAIGNLGRVKAVNAALLRGEALQLHDPGGYLRTGNQSHFVAVDDPARWRSGEPGVWVSWRRDCPDEAALRLYPRVLMLGVGCRRGVGEAAISAHVRESLRAADLSFLSIGGLGSVGAKADEPGLLDAAAALGVVPEFFDARRLAAVNVPNPSTRVGQRMGTASVAEAAAILLARGGPLVMEKTRTDNVTLAVARSESC; encoded by the coding sequence ATGCCCGAACCCATCAAGATAGCCGTCTACGCCCTGACCGGGCAGGGGTATTCCCTGGCCTCGCGCATTGCCCGCGAGACGGGCGGCGTCCTCTTTGCCACGCCGCGTCTGGTCCGAGGGACGGATGTGCCTTTCGACTCCCTTGCGGATCTGGTGGGCGGCCATTTTCACGGTTTTGACGGGCATGTGTTCGTGGCCGCGGCAGGCATAGCGGTGCGCTGCATCGCGCCGCATCTGCGGGGCAAGGACGCGGACCCGGCCGTGGTCTGCCTGGACCAGGACGGCCGGTTTGCGGTCAGCCTGCTCTCGGGCCATCTGGGCGGGGCCAATGATCTGGCCCTGCGCTGCGCGGCCATCAGCGGCGGTCAGGCGGTCATCACCACGGCCACGGACTGTGCCGGGCTGCCCTCGCTGGACATGCTGGCCCGGCAGCGGAACATGGCCATCGGCAATCTCGGCCGGGTCAAGGCGGTCAACGCGGCCCTGCTGCGCGGCGAGGCACTCCAACTGCATGATCCGGGCGGATATCTGCGCACAGGGAACCAAAGCCATTTCGTCGCGGTGGACGATCCGGCCCGGTGGCGCTCCGGCGAGCCGGGCGTCTGGGTCTCCTGGCGCCGGGATTGCCCGGACGAGGCGGCGCTACGCCTCTATCCCCGTGTGCTCATGCTCGGGGTGGGCTGCCGCCGGGGCGTGGGAGAAGCGGCCATCTCGGCCCATGTCCGCGAGTCGTTACGGGCGGCGGACCTTTCGTTTCTGAGCATCGGCGGCTTGGGCAGCGTGGGGGCCAAGGCCGACGAACCGGGTCTGCTCGATGCTGCGGCCGCGCTGGGGGTGGTGCCTGAATTTTTTGATGCCCGGAGGCTGGCAGCGGTGAACGTGCCCAATCCCTCGACCAGGGTGGGCCAGCGCATGGGCACTGCCTCGGTGGCCGAGGCCGCCGCCATCCTGCTGGCCCGTGGCGGCCCGTTGGTCATGGAAAAGACGCGAACCGACAACGTCACGCTGGCCGTGGCAAGGAGCGAATCATGCTGA
- the cobJ gene encoding precorrin-3B C(17)-methyltransferase gives MLTAVSLGPGDVSLLTPAAHTAIARADVVAGYKGYIELVPPELLAGREVISTGMTGEVDRARAAVEAARAGRRTVMVCSGDAGVYAMAGLLLEILEAEGLLDSVPFAVVPGVPAFAAAAALLGAPLMHDFASVSLSDLLTPWEVIEKRLRLAAEADFVIALYNPRSRKRDDHLARALAVIARSRVPGTPVGVVGRAYRPGQSVILTTLDAVDTDGVDMQTVLLVGNSATRATGGRMLTPRGYHRKYAMSREKGGE, from the coding sequence ATGCTGACAGCCGTGAGCCTGGGGCCGGGGGATGTGAGCCTGCTGACCCCGGCGGCCCATACGGCCATCGCCCGGGCCGATGTGGTGGCCGGGTACAAGGGATACATCGAGCTGGTGCCGCCCGAGTTGCTGGCGGGCAGGGAGGTCATCTCCACCGGCATGACGGGCGAGGTGGACCGCGCACGGGCGGCGGTGGAGGCGGCCCGCGCCGGGCGGCGTACGGTCATGGTGTGCAGCGGCGACGCAGGCGTCTACGCCATGGCCGGGCTGCTCCTGGAAATCCTCGAGGCAGAGGGGCTGCTCGATTCTGTGCCCTTCGCCGTGGTCCCTGGAGTGCCCGCCTTTGCGGCGGCGGCGGCGCTGCTGGGCGCCCCGCTGATGCACGACTTCGCCTCTGTCAGCTTAAGCGACTTGCTTACCCCGTGGGAGGTCATCGAGAAGCGCCTTCGGCTGGCCGCCGAGGCGGATTTCGTCATCGCCCTCTACAACCCCCGTTCCAGGAAGCGGGACGACCATCTGGCCAGAGCCCTTGCGGTCATCGCCCGAAGCCGTGTCCCGGGAACCCCGGTGGGCGTTGTGGGCCGGGCCTATCGGCCGGGACAGAGCGTGATTCTGACCACCCTTGACGCGGTGGACACGGACGGGGTGGACATGCAGACCGTGCTCCTCGTGGGCAACTCGGCCACCCGCGCAACGGGCGGCCGTATGCTCACCCCACGCGGATACCATCGCAAATACGCCATGAGCCGGGAAAAGGGAGGGGAGTGA
- the cbiD gene encoding cobalt-precorrin-5B (C(1))-methyltransferase CbiD, whose protein sequence is MTDRGNTGRLRTGRTTGTCATAAAMAAVVFLRTGKLPDCVAVPLPPGGHLDVPVARCEPEGHAVRVTVIKDGGDDPDVTHGCDIQALVEVAPDRSRHMTVEIEGGIGVGVATLPGLPVAVGRPAINPEPLRQIETGVRTAAGPDFVGRIRVIIEVPDGERLAEKTMNPRLGIRGGISILGTQGVVKPYSHDSWKATVAEGLDVARALGLDHAVFTTGRRSERLYLEANPDTQPTAMIQAADFFAFSMAAATQRGFVRVTWALFFGKLVKQAQGLAYTHARSHPVDFALLAAHCAQAGCAPALLPAIREANTARQALDLLRPDPALPALLARLTATAAQAARTFGGNLCAVDHALFDYNGERLA, encoded by the coding sequence ATGACCGACCGCGGAAACACGGGCCGTCTGCGCACGGGCCGGACCACCGGCACCTGTGCCACGGCCGCGGCCATGGCCGCCGTGGTCTTCCTGCGCACCGGGAAGCTGCCGGACTGCGTCGCTGTTCCGCTGCCGCCGGGCGGCCATCTCGATGTGCCCGTGGCCCGCTGCGAGCCGGAAGGCCACGCGGTGCGCGTCACCGTGATCAAGGACGGCGGCGACGACCCGGATGTAACCCACGGTTGCGACATACAGGCGCTGGTGGAAGTCGCGCCAGACAGATCACGGCACATGACCGTGGAAATTGAGGGCGGCATTGGGGTTGGCGTCGCCACCCTGCCGGGTCTGCCCGTGGCCGTGGGCCGCCCGGCCATCAACCCGGAGCCGCTACGCCAGATCGAGACCGGAGTACGCACCGCCGCGGGGCCTGATTTCGTCGGACGCATTCGGGTGATAATCGAGGTGCCTGACGGCGAGCGGCTGGCGGAAAAGACCATGAACCCGCGCCTGGGCATCAGGGGCGGCATCTCCATCCTCGGCACCCAGGGCGTCGTCAAGCCCTACTCCCACGACTCCTGGAAGGCCACGGTGGCCGAAGGGCTCGATGTTGCCCGCGCCCTGGGCCTCGACCACGCCGTCTTCACCACGGGCCGTCGCTCCGAGCGGCTCTATCTCGAGGCCAATCCCGACACCCAGCCCACGGCCATGATCCAGGCCGCCGACTTTTTCGCCTTCTCCATGGCTGCGGCTACGCAGCGCGGCTTTGTCCGGGTGACGTGGGCGCTCTTCTTCGGCAAGCTGGTCAAGCAGGCCCAGGGGCTGGCCTATACCCATGCCAGGAGCCATCCCGTGGACTTCGCCCTCCTGGCCGCCCACTGTGCCCAGGCGGGCTGCGCCCCGGCCCTTCTGCCCGCCATCCGCGAAGCAAACACCGCCCGGCAGGCCCTCGACCTGCTGCGGCCCGACCCGGCCCTGCCCGCCCTGCTGGCGCGGCTCACGGCCACAGCGGCCCAGGCTGCCCGGACCTTTGGCGGGAACCTTTGCGCGGTAGACCACGCGCTCTTCGACTATAACGGGGAGCGGCTGGCGTAA
- a CDS encoding NAD(P)H-dependent glycerol-3-phosphate dehydrogenase, protein MKIAVLGAGAWGTTLADMLAKNGVSTTLWAREPDVVAAIRDTRENSTFLPGVRLCDALAVESDPETAFAGADYFLLVIPSQFIRPALEGFRDILPDNPVMVCASKGIELSTLAPMSRVVAQALDGKHPRYASLSGPSFAAEVSAGMPTTVSLGCEDHELGHELQSAFSTPAFRVYFTPDYRGVELGGAVKNVIAIAAGISDGLGFGHDARAALITRGLAEMSRLGQAMGGQVRTFMGLSGMGDLVLTCTGDLSRNRQVGLKLGQGMKLDAIVGQMKAVAEGVKTTKALHDLARKLGVELPITTQVHAILYEDKDPACAVKDLMSRELKDE, encoded by the coding sequence ATGAAGATAGCCGTTCTCGGTGCCGGAGCCTGGGGCACCACCCTGGCCGACATGCTGGCCAAAAACGGGGTGAGCACCACCCTCTGGGCCCGCGAGCCCGATGTGGTGGCCGCCATCCGCGACACCCGTGAAAACAGCACTTTTCTGCCCGGCGTGCGTCTTTGCGACGCCCTGGCCGTGGAATCCGACCCTGAAACGGCCTTTGCCGGGGCCGACTATTTCCTGCTGGTCATCCCCAGCCAGTTCATCCGCCCTGCCCTGGAGGGGTTTCGCGACATCCTGCCCGACAATCCGGTCATGGTCTGCGCTTCCAAGGGCATCGAGCTTTCGACCCTGGCCCCCATGAGCCGGGTGGTGGCCCAGGCGCTGGACGGCAAGCATCCGCGTTACGCCTCCCTCTCCGGCCCCTCCTTCGCCGCCGAGGTCAGCGCGGGCATGCCCACCACCGTGTCGCTGGGCTGCGAGGACCACGAACTGGGCCATGAGCTCCAGTCCGCCTTCTCCACCCCGGCCTTTCGCGTCTACTTCACGCCCGACTATCGCGGCGTGGAGCTGGGCGGCGCGGTCAAGAACGTCATCGCCATCGCCGCGGGCATCTCCGACGGCCTGGGCTTCGGCCACGACGCCAGGGCCGCCCTGATAACCAGGGGACTGGCCGAGATGAGCCGCCTGGGTCAGGCCATGGGCGGGCAGGTGCGTACCTTCATGGGGCTCTCGGGCATGGGCGACCTGGTTTTGACCTGCACCGGCGACCTCTCGCGCAACCGGCAGGTGGGCCTCAAGCTGGGCCAGGGCATGAAGCTCGACGCCATCGTCGGGCAAATGAAAGCCGTGGCCGAGGGCGTCAAGACCACCAAGGCCCTGCACGACCTGGCCCGCAAGCTCGGCGTGGAGCTGCCCATCACCACGCAGGTTCACGCCATCCTCTATGAGGACAAGGACCCGGCCTGCGCTGTCAAGGATCTCATGAGCCGCGAGCTCAAAGATGAGTAA
- the ahbB gene encoding siroheme decarboxylase subunit beta, translating into MAIRFTETQERILALAGTDLPDTERPFLSIAEQAGVDEQTVIDLLADLKERKIIRRFGATLRHQKAGYGHNAMVAWRVPEERTEAVGELFAARPEISHCYIRRTYPEWTYNVYTMIHGERPGQTDEVVAELAEITGIDDHCTLKSLKELKKTSMVYFK; encoded by the coding sequence ATGGCAATACGATTCACCGAGACACAAGAGCGTATCCTGGCCCTGGCGGGCACGGACCTGCCGGATACCGAGAGGCCGTTTCTGAGCATCGCCGAGCAGGCGGGAGTGGACGAGCAGACCGTCATCGACCTGCTCGCCGACCTCAAGGAGCGCAAGATCATCCGCCGCTTCGGGGCCACCCTGCGCCACCAGAAGGCGGGTTACGGCCATAACGCCATGGTCGCCTGGAGAGTGCCCGAGGAACGGACCGAGGCCGTGGGCGAGCTTTTCGCGGCCCGGCCCGAGATCAGCCATTGCTACATCCGCCGCACCTACCCGGAGTGGACCTACAACGTCTACACCATGATCCACGGCGAGCGGCCCGGTCAGACCGACGAGGTGGTGGCCGAACTGGCCGAAATCACCGGCATCGACGATCATTGCACGCTCAAGTCCCTGAAGGAACTCAAGAAGACCTCCATGGTCTATTTCAAATAG
- a CDS encoding AAA family ATPase produces the protein MKFSIKGFSPIRDASIVLDGLTVVSGENDSGKSTIGKLLFSLIKAARIARNKPNEDIARKQTLRTVLNLVFGKDSRRGLIELKGGVFSEPFCTVEISDDGYIAAYDCPADPFLGGIKDATFIDTPLVWQLFNTYQGIASERAKAVDVGDHFPIQYPFTQFDIYSKLNGSVPGRGERLDDLQERIKKIVGGRIVFENNSPMFQRGDEFYPIFSTATGIQSFGFLQRFMELGLAESERILILDEPEVHLHPKWQIDYAELIVDMVADYGLKVLVTTHNPYMSKALKLFSDRKLREEVNYYYSVKEGNFSRLVEDQELEIVSREMAKPMFLLDTLKAWEDDS, from the coding sequence AGCGGGAAAAGCACGATAGGCAAGTTGCTTTTTTCGCTTATTAAAGCGGCCAGGATCGCACGGAATAAACCTAATGAAGATATCGCAAGAAAGCAGACGCTTAGGACTGTATTAAACTTGGTATTTGGCAAAGATTCCCGGCGAGGCTTAATAGAGCTTAAGGGCGGCGTTTTCTCTGAACCATTTTGTACTGTCGAAATATCGGACGACGGGTATATCGCAGCATATGATTGCCCGGCAGATCCATTTCTTGGAGGCATCAAGGATGCAACCTTTATTGACACGCCGCTCGTCTGGCAGTTGTTCAATACATATCAAGGGATTGCTTCTGAACGTGCAAAAGCTGTCGATGTTGGTGATCATTTTCCGATTCAATATCCTTTTACGCAGTTTGATATTTATTCGAAACTGAACGGTAGCGTGCCTGGCCGTGGAGAGCGCCTTGATGATTTGCAGGAGCGTATCAAGAAGATAGTCGGAGGGAGAATAGTGTTTGAAAACAATTCTCCTATGTTCCAGAGAGGTGATGAATTTTATCCCATTTTCAGTACCGCTACAGGGATACAGAGCTTTGGTTTTCTCCAGCGGTTTATGGAGTTGGGACTTGCTGAATCTGAACGAATATTGATTCTTGACGAACCCGAGGTTCATCTTCATCCCAAGTGGCAAATCGACTACGCTGAACTTATCGTTGACATGGTGGCTGACTATGGGTTGAAAGTCCTTGTGACTACTCATAATCCCTATATGTCTAAGGCGTTGAAGCTGTTTTCTGATCGTAAGTTGAGAGAAGAGGTGAATTATTACTACTCGGTGAAAGAGGGAAACTTCTCTCGGTTGGTCGAAGACCAGGAGTTGGAAATAGTTTCTCGGGAGATGGCTAAGCCGATGTTTTTGTTGGATACACTGAAGGCATGGGAAGATGACTCTTAG
- the hemL gene encoding glutamate-1-semialdehyde 2,1-aminomutase → MDSKALYAKAKTLMPGGVNSPLRACRYVNAEPIFIDRAKGARMWDVEGREYIDYVLSWGPMILGHQDPAVSDAAHRAVDKGSSYGAPCLGEVELAEEISRLIPSMEMMRMVSSGTEATMSALRLARGYTGRSKFVKFIGNYHGHADSFLAAAGSAAATVPGTPGVPEDIVRHTLLAHYNDLEAVRAHFQASGQEIACVIVEPAAGNMGLILPAEGFLQGLRDLCDEHGALLIFDEVITGFRLARGGAQERFGITPDLTTLGKIIGGGFPVGCYGGRRGIMEHMAPVGGVFQAGTLSGNPVAMAAGLATLRRLGECDYAGLEARTRALAEELAAIMASKGQAVFLNTIASAFTLYFSQGPVTNMIESGKCDSAAYAAFWQQMLAQGVYLAPAGFECAFTSFAHTDEDFEKTLDAARKVLF, encoded by the coding sequence ATGGATTCCAAAGCGCTTTACGCCAAGGCCAAGACCCTGATGCCCGGCGGGGTCAACTCGCCGCTGAGGGCCTGTCGCTACGTCAACGCCGAGCCCATCTTCATCGATCGCGCCAAGGGTGCGCGCATGTGGGATGTGGAGGGGCGCGAGTATATCGATTACGTCCTGAGCTGGGGACCGATGATCCTCGGCCATCAGGACCCCGCCGTTTCCGACGCCGCCCATCGTGCGGTGGACAAGGGGTCCAGCTACGGCGCCCCCTGCCTGGGCGAGGTGGAGCTGGCCGAGGAAATCTCTCGTCTCATTCCGTCCATGGAGATGATGCGTATGGTCTCCTCGGGCACCGAGGCCACCATGTCCGCCCTGCGGCTGGCGCGGGGCTATACCGGCCGCAGCAAGTTCGTCAAGTTCATCGGCAACTACCACGGCCACGCCGACTCCTTCCTGGCCGCCGCCGGTTCGGCTGCAGCCACCGTGCCCGGCACCCCCGGCGTCCCCGAGGATATCGTCCGCCACACCCTGCTGGCGCACTACAACGACCTTGAGGCCGTGCGGGCGCATTTTCAGGCCAGCGGGCAGGAGATCGCCTGCGTCATCGTGGAGCCTGCCGCGGGCAACATGGGGCTGATTCTTCCGGCCGAGGGATTTCTCCAGGGGTTGCGCGATTTGTGTGACGAGCACGGCGCACTGCTCATCTTTGACGAGGTCATCACCGGGTTCCGGCTGGCGCGGGGCGGGGCGCAGGAGCGTTTCGGCATCACCCCCGACCTGACCACCCTGGGCAAGATCATAGGGGGCGGGTTCCCGGTGGGCTGCTATGGGGGCCGCAGGGGGATCATGGAGCACATGGCCCCGGTGGGCGGCGTGTTCCAGGCCGGTACACTGTCGGGCAACCCCGTGGCCATGGCCGCCGGACTGGCCACCCTCAGGCGGCTTGGGGAATGCGACTACGCCGGGCTTGAGGCGCGTACCCGCGCCCTGGCCGAGGAATTGGCGGCCATCATGGCCTCCAAGGGCCAGGCCGTGTTTCTCAATACCATCGCCTCGGCCTTCACCCTCTATTTTTCGCAGGGGCCCGTGACCAACATGATCGAGTCAGGCAAATGCGATTCGGCCGCCTATGCCGCCTTCTGGCAGCAGATGCTGGCCCAGGGCGTCTATCTCGCTCCCGCCGGATTCGAGTGCGCCTTCACCTCCTTTGCCCACACGGACGAGGATTTCGAGAAGACCCTGGACGCGGCCCGCAAGGTCCTCTTCTGA
- the cobA gene encoding uroporphyrinogen-III C-methyltransferase — protein MPNVFLVGAGPGDPGLLTLRAKEIIETCDVMIYDYLANADFLKWCRPDCEILYVGKKGGDHTLPQDKINELIVDKARSGKTICRLKGGDPYVFGRGGEEAEELVEAGIDFEVVPGITAGVAAAAYAGIPVTHRDHTTSVCFITGHEDPTKGESGHNWAVYGQSSSTLVFYMGVGNLPMIAENLMRNGRAADTPVALVRWGTRCNQQSFVSTLENVAADAAERGFKAPSIIIVGGVCSLHDKLGWFEKKPLLGQGVVVTRAREQASGLVEILRGHGACVYEFPTIAVEHLDDYAEVETAILQLARYQWVVFTSVNGVKFFWEQLSAIGLDSRIFGGMQIAAIGPATADELKARGIIPDFVPDKYVAEHVVEGLLALGIQGQDVLIPRARVAREVLPEELKKAGCRVTVLPVYETRLVQQSGEEITAALDKGAIQYVTFTSSSTVENFFELVPAETLRRYPDVRLASIGPVTSATLARFGFTPSIEPGDYTIPGLVDALVGSVAPDKG, from the coding sequence GTGCCTAACGTTTTCCTCGTCGGAGCCGGTCCGGGCGATCCCGGCCTGCTCACCCTGCGGGCCAAGGAGATCATCGAGACCTGTGATGTGATGATCTACGATTATCTGGCCAACGCGGATTTTCTGAAGTGGTGCAGGCCCGACTGCGAGATACTCTATGTGGGCAAGAAGGGCGGGGACCACACCCTGCCCCAGGACAAGATCAACGAGCTGATCGTGGACAAGGCCAGGAGCGGCAAGACCATCTGTCGGCTCAAGGGCGGCGACCCCTACGTGTTCGGGCGCGGCGGCGAGGAGGCCGAGGAGCTGGTGGAGGCGGGCATCGACTTCGAGGTGGTGCCGGGCATCACCGCGGGCGTTGCCGCTGCGGCCTATGCGGGCATCCCGGTGACGCACCGGGACCATACCACCAGCGTGTGTTTCATCACAGGCCACGAGGACCCCACCAAGGGCGAATCCGGCCATAACTGGGCCGTGTACGGCCAGTCCAGCTCCACCCTGGTCTTCTACATGGGCGTGGGCAACCTGCCCATGATCGCCGAGAACCTGATGCGCAACGGCCGGGCCGCCGACACCCCGGTGGCCCTGGTGCGCTGGGGTACGCGCTGCAACCAGCAGTCCTTTGTCTCCACCCTGGAGAACGTGGCCGCTGACGCAGCCGAGCGCGGGTTCAAGGCCCCGTCCATCATCATCGTGGGCGGAGTGTGCTCCCTGCACGACAAACTCGGGTGGTTCGAGAAGAAGCCCCTGCTGGGTCAGGGCGTGGTCGTCACCCGTGCCCGCGAGCAGGCCAGCGGGCTGGTGGAAATCCTGCGCGGCCACGGGGCCTGCGTGTACGAGTTTCCGACCATCGCCGTGGAGCATCTCGATGACTACGCCGAGGTGGAAACGGCCATCCTGCAACTGGCCCGCTATCAGTGGGTGGTCTTCACCTCGGTCAACGGCGTCAAATTCTTCTGGGAGCAGCTTTCGGCCATCGGCCTTGATTCGCGCATCTTCGGCGGTATGCAGATCGCGGCCATCGGCCCGGCCACGGCCGACGAGCTCAAGGCCCGGGGCATCATCCCGGACTTTGTGCCCGACAAGTACGTGGCCGAGCACGTGGTCGAGGGGCTGCTGGCGCTGGGCATCCAGGGGCAGGACGTGCTCATCCCCCGCGCCAGGGTGGCCCGCGAGGTCCTGCCCGAGGAGTTGAAGAAGGCGGGGTGCAGGGTCACGGTCCTGCCCGTGTACGAAACGCGGCTGGTCCAGCAGTCCGGCGAGGAAATAACGGCCGCTCTGGACAAGGGAGCCATCCAGTACGTTACCTTCACCTCATCGAGCACGGTGGAGAACTTCTTCGAACTGGTTCCTGCCGAGACCCTGCGCCGCTACCCGGACGTGCGGCTGGCCTCCATCGGGCCGGTTACGTCAGCAACCCTGGCCCGCTTCGGCTTCACCCCCTCCATCGAGCCCGGGGATTACACCATCCCCGGACTGGTGGACGCCCTGGTGGGCAGTGTGGCACCGGACAAGGGATGA